In the genome of Bacteroidota bacterium, the window CATCCTGAAAAGAAAAATACAATTAACACCAGTACGATCAGAAACAGAACAAACTGCAACACATTAGTGCTGTGCGTTATGCCGTTTTTTTTCTTCAAAGGAGGCATATTGTTTTTTATGTCCATTAGTCCAGCCATCTGCTTATTTTGTATATCTGTCTTTTTAATCGTCTTTTTTTGTAAACTCCGTCTCCCTCTCTGCTTCCTGCCTCATTTGTGTTGCCCTCTACTGTCGTTACATAATCCTTATTCGTCCAGTCGTGGACAAACCCCACATGGGCAATCCTCTTCTTGCTGCTGAAGTATATCCCGAAGACATCCCCAGCCGCAGGAATAATATTTGTTTGGTTTTGCTTGGTGCTGTTCGACCATATCACTCTGTCTTCTGGGAACCAAGCAGGACACCACCCGCTCCGCACTCTGGCTGCACCGCACTGCTCCAAGACCCAGTGTACAAAAGCAGCGCACCACGCATAGCCTTTGCCTAAACCTATTGAGCGAAGATATTTTTCTACGTCCTCCCCATCGTTCTTGCCTGTTGCTTCCCTTACGCCTATCTCTGCTGTGTATGCTTCTGTTACGCATTTTTGACATTCTTGGTTAATTAGAAGAGCATCGCCAAACAGACCATAAGTAAACAAT includes:
- a CDS encoding CHAP domain-containing protein; translated protein: MAGKLALACCLLFTYGLFGDALLINQECQKCVTEAYTAEIGVREATGKNDGEDVEKYLRSIGLGKGYAWCAAFVHWVLEQCGAARVRSGWCPAWFPEDRVIWSNSTKQNQTNIIPAAGDVFGIYFSSKKRIAHVGFVHDWTNKDYVTTVEGNTNEAGSREGDGVYKKRRLKRQIYKISRWLD